In Dermacentor variabilis isolate Ectoservices chromosome 1, ASM5094787v1, whole genome shotgun sequence, the genomic stretch ccgggacgaaaaTGATCAGAAAATGTGTTATAACAGCACTGCATTGCGTGATAACACTAGAGGCACaagcacttcttttctttttccaatgCATTTTGCAAGTCTTGTGCTGCTATATGGCGGCAGTGTCAGCCAATGAGGTGGCTACAAACATGGCCTTTCCATTAGCCTTTTTTTTCCCCGCCCTGGTATCAagaaatcatttcagggtccctttgatGTGGCATAACAATGCTGCATCCAATTTCTCTAGTGAGAAGCAAACTACCTCTTGTCTGACTGGGATAGTCAACACCAGCTAAAACCAATAGTTTGCACTATTACTCTAAATGAGCCCACTTCTTGGTGCCTGTATGGGCCACATGAAAAGTGTTGGTTCGGGCAAATTGTCATGGATACTGGTGTCCCTCCGGCCCTCTTCAATGTCTCAAACAGTCATACTTCTGTGAGCTACCTAGCCCACGAGGCACACTTTAAGGTTGGCATAGCAGTCAGGCAGGACATGCTGCCTCTTCAATCTTGTAGTCGCAACCGGTCCACAGAATGGTTGCAGCCAACCCCCAGGTGAAAGCGCACTCCATCCACAAGAACTGTGCAGCCCGGTGGAACCTGCTTGGCAATCAGGGGACTATCTCCAATATCAATAAGTGTGTTCTCCAAGTTCAGCCACTGCAGCTGTGGGAAAACATCAACCAGCACCTTCATTGTCTGCACAGTAACCCTTGTGCTAAAGAGACAAAGCTCCTGTAATGAAAAGCACTTTCCTTTGGAGAGGTGCAAAGCACCGATATCAGTAACTGCTGTGCTACCAACATACAATCTTTCCAGTGCAAATGCATTTTCGGCAATTGTGCGGATTGCCTCATCAGTGATCTTAGTGCCATCAAgggccaaagttttcaagttaTGGCCACGGCTTACAACCAATGCAACACCTGTGTCCCGGATGTCCTCACAGTATTCCAGGTACAGCTCGCGAAGGTTTGGGAGCTGTGTGACAAAGGGAATGTCCTGGTCTGAGACACACCAGCAGAAGCTCAAGTCAAGAATGCTCAGGTTACGAATGGCCAAAAGCGAGAAGAACTGGTCCACTTGAAAAAAAGAGTGGCGAAGTGAAAGGGTCTTGAGAGTGGGTGGGAGGTCTCCCACAGTTACAGGGGCAAAGTCATCGAGAGTTGTTAAAAGAGCACTCTTGATGACAAGGGTGGATAAGTAAGGGCAGTGGGCTCGAAGGTCACGCAGAGCTCCTGGAGACAGGAAGAGCCCACAGTGCAAGAAGCTCGACACGTACAACCACCGAACAGAGTCTGTTAGCACTGAGGCCAGCCTGTCCATCTGCACTGAGCTGATTTCAGGTGCGCTGGCATCCACGCATGTCCACAGGGCCTGGCTCCGTGAGAGACCATACCAACGGCGGCAAACCCTGCCAGGGACACAGAAGTGCTGCACTTAGCTCATCACTGTCCGATATAATGCATTCACAACAATCACGCACATCTTTCCCTTCAGAATTGCTTTGGCTAAAGTAGAAGCAACAAGTGCATGAATAATGAGCACTTATTAGGatatctgctctttttttttttgtcacaatcTTACCAAggaacagacaatgaagccaacaAAAGCACAGGGCAAGTTAATAatgtttaattgaaa encodes the following:
- the LOC142592528 gene encoding F-box/LRR-repeat protein 12-like: MTAFDADGLPDVVLLQIFRLLKFSDLCKVGRVCRRWYGLSRSQALWTCVDASAPEISSVQMDRLASVLTDSVRWLYVSSFLHCGLFLSPGALRDLRAHCPYLSTLVIKSALLTTLDDFAPVTVGDLPPTLKTLSLRHSFFQVDQFFSLLAIRNLSILDLSFCWCVSDQDIPFVTQLPNLRELYLEYCEDIRDTGVALVVSRGHNLKTLALDGTKITDEAIRTIAENAFALERLYVGSTAVTDIGALHLSKGKCFSLQELCLFSTRVTVQTMKVLVDVFPQLQWLNLENTLIDIGDSPLIAKQVPPGCTVLVDGVRFHLGVGCNHSVDRLRLQD